Proteins from one Desulfonema limicola genomic window:
- a CDS encoding SH3 domain-containing protein, producing the protein MDLPPDTMFQIAEPDWNTHESADFKQTMSGMDMEYLAMANRTEIQETGFKNNAGVYETRKAILKMQPGVNFDSGYETGNNNFIYSKDWRDAGLQISKTLFDLLPTAQTSHNQAEAEYSKGMALKMAVTTQLHLARQQYIMAKEMYNLSAILINPVNKSSLTAKNTAGIKNETDDLISRIRFHEAYTELEMAADRLFNSFGITRLPANINSASVSYLTTALQNSLNKRARLLSQSSFDTEPKKNKTADKPVQTLADKPENIPEIKKPSPEPDDKPSESYKFQSKQAVVVNASAAEKKGQKPVREISVFRDVVNIHFEPSAKSAIKGQGLIGERYNLLGWSPKGWLKIEMSDGSYGWIPTKYAKPIENEDSENKFTQPEIPEKQVKINPAPAPKPADRMIVTTTRANVRTGPGLNFKVIYISEKGSRFKVQGSSGEWFEIRTKSGSKGWLHDSTVKVLAGN; encoded by the coding sequence ATGGATCTGCCTCCTGACACCATGTTCCAGATTGCTGAACCAGACTGGAATACACATGAATCAGCTGATTTTAAACAAACCATGAGTGGTATGGATATGGAATATCTGGCTATGGCAAACAGAACTGAAATACAGGAAACAGGATTTAAAAACAATGCAGGTGTTTATGAAACCAGGAAAGCTATATTAAAAATGCAGCCAGGGGTTAATTTTGATTCAGGATATGAAACTGGCAATAATAATTTTATTTATTCCAAAGACTGGCGGGATGCAGGTTTACAGATTTCTAAAACCCTTTTTGATCTGCTCCCGACTGCCCAGACCTCACATAATCAGGCAGAAGCAGAATATTCAAAGGGCATGGCTTTAAAAATGGCAGTAACAACTCAACTGCATCTGGCGCGCCAGCAGTATATTATGGCAAAAGAAATGTACAATTTATCTGCAATTTTAATAAATCCTGTAAATAAATCTTCCTTAACTGCAAAAAATACGGCTGGAATTAAAAATGAAACTGATGACTTGATTTCCAGAATACGTTTTCATGAGGCTTATACAGAACTTGAAATGGCTGCTGACAGATTATTCAATTCTTTTGGCATAACCCGCCTGCCGGCAAATATTAATTCCGCCAGTGTATCTTATCTGACAACTGCTCTTCAAAATTCATTAAACAAACGGGCAAGGCTTTTAAGCCAGAGTTCTTTTGATACAGAACCCAAAAAAAATAAAACTGCAGATAAACCAGTCCAGACACTGGCAGATAAACCTGAAAACATACCTGAGATTAAAAAGCCTTCTCCAGAGCCTGATGACAAACCGTCAGAATCATATAAATTTCAATCTAAACAAGCAGTGGTAGTCAATGCATCTGCTGCTGAAAAAAAAGGACAAAAACCGGTTCGTGAAATTTCAGTATTCAGGGATGTTGTAAACATACATTTTGAGCCTTCAGCTAAATCTGCAATAAAAGGCCAGGGGCTTATCGGAGAAAGATATAATCTTTTGGGCTGGTCTCCCAAAGGATGGCTGAAGATTGAAATGAGTGATGGTTCATACGGATGGATACCTACAAAATATGCAAAACCCATAGAAAATGAAGATAGTGAAAATAAATTTACACAGCCTGAAATACCTGAAAAACAAGTTAAAATAAATCCGGCACCTGCTCCAAAACCAGCAGACAGGATGATTGTTACAACAACAAGAGCAAATGTACGCACAGGTCCAGGCCTTAATTTCAAGGTTATATATATATCAGAAAAAGGCTCAAGATTTAAGGTGCAGGGAAGCTCCGGGGAATGGTTTGAAATCAGGACTAAAAGCGGTTCAAAAGGGTGGCTGCATGACAGCACTGTTAAGGTGCTGGCAGGAAACTAG